The sequence TTTCTTTGAATAAGTTTATATAGTGTCCCTTTAGTAAACATGTTTACCTGGTTTAGAATTATTGGCTGTTTAAACAAAAACAGAAGATAGTAAGGATTAATTTTTCTGGGGACCAAGTTATATAGAGCATCTGTTGTAACCAAACCGTCAAATTTTTCTGTAATAAGTGCTGTTGCATGCCCCTTAGTCCCTGTTGCACTTCCACCTTTGGCAGTTACTATTTCTCCTTTCCTCACAACATATCTCATTCGATTGCTTAAATTGCCGTAAAAATCTTCATGAGTCTCTTTTATGATTGAAAAATTTGGGTCTATATCCGCTGACAAAAAATACTTTACTTTTTGGTTCTCACTTATTTCGGGCTTATCTGCTTTTTTTATTTCTACAAGTTCTCCAAGTTCCTGCCATTTTATATCATCAAAATTCTTGTGAATTACCCTATATAGTTCAGTGTAAAAGTTCGAGTAGTACTCAGGGTCTAATCTGTGACTGTCAAGGTATTCTGTCACATAAAAGTGTTTAAGATTTTTTTCTTCACCTTTATAATCAAATACCCTGTAAAATATATTTTCTGCAGACCTGTATAGTTTTTCAGCCTCTGCATATCCTGTAGAATCATCAGAACAATCTTCCTGATATGCGTCAAAGTCTTCAGGAATCAATAAATTCTCAATATCCTCCACAAAAATTTTGTTTAAAATACCTATTTTTATGGAGTTTAACAGCATTTGTCCTATACTGCTTTTTAAAAACTTATATAATCTTATACCTTTGTCCCTATCCCTTAATGTAATTTTAATAATATCCGATGTTACTACACATCCTTCCAATACTTCATTTACATAAATTACCTGTCCTGATTTACCTGATGCTGTAATCAATATATCTCCATAATTTATAATGTCTTTTTCTCTTACTACTTCATGCTGTACTATTTTAAGTTCATTAATGTATATAACTTCATTTCTTATATCTCCAGGAGCAATTATCTTATATCCGTTTTTATCTGTATAATACTCTTTCTTAACACGAATCCCACTTGTTATCTCCTTGCAAATATCACCTAATACTATAAGGGAATGGTTCTGTAATAATCGCTGTATTTCATATTGCTGTACTACATAATCATAAGAAATTCGTTTTCCATCCATTTTATCTGGCGTAATAAACATACAATTCACTCAACTCACCATCGCTCTATAACATAATTTCCCCTTAATCAACTTTCTTTACGAATATAATATTACTATTTTTAGGAAAAGTCAATAGTTTCGTTTCCAATTATCTAAAAATAAACAAGAAGCACATACCTAATAGGGTATATGCTCCTTATCAGTCCATATCTTTTTGACCAGCTTGAACCCCTAATATTGGAGAATATCCACTTAATACATAAGCATTCAAATAAATACTAACAATTTCAACTTCCCACAAAACCCTACAATAATTCTAGCTGGCTCCCTTATGGAGTCAAGGGCAAGGGATAGCCATATTTTATATCTGCTTGCCACTGTTGATTTGGAGCAGTTACTTTCTCTCTTTTTGCCAGTTTCTTTGGACGTGATGGGTTGATCCTAAAATATTCAGTTCCTTGCAAAGCCTATATACTTTTTTATGGTTAATTATTAAACCGTAATCCTCTTTTAAGGAAATGGTTAATTTCTTGTAACCGTATGGGAAACCGTCACCGGCAATCAATTCTGAAAGGTATTCTTTGAGCTGTTCATCCGATACTTTTTCACCTGTTCTGGTCATTGAGTATCCCGGTATCTTACGCCCAACTCTGTTTTTTGTTTTCTGAGAAGCTTTTCGAGTATTGGTCGAAATGTTATGATGAATTGCAAGCTCCAGTTCTTTGTCTGCTAAAAGGCGTAAAAGGATTTACTCCAAATTTATTGGGGGGCTATATAGTGGGCTATATAGAACCCTGCTCATCCTAAAAAAATCATGGCTCCAATAAGGTTTTCTACCCTATTTTCACCATGATTCTTAACACGACTTTTTTATTTTTAACGCTACTTTTTTATCTCCCCCCCTACTCCACAGTTACGCTCTTGGCAAGGTTTCTCGGTTTATCTACGTCACAGCCCCGGGCTACGGCAGCGTAGTAGGCGAAAAGCTGGAGAGGTATGACAGTCAGGACAGGGGTTAAAAAGGGTATGGTCCTCGGGATGTATATCACGTGATTTGCGTTTTTCGCGATATTTTCGTCACCCTCCATGGCTACCGCGATCACGGTTGCTTCCCTGGCTTCTACTTCCTTGATATTGCTCAGGGTCTTCTCGTAGAGCTGTTCCTGGGTTACAAGGGATATTACGGGTATGCCCTCTGTAATGAGGGCTAGTGTTCCGTGTTTGAGTTCCCCGGCGGGGTAGGCTTCGGCGTGGATGTATGAGATTTCTTTCAGCTTGAGGGAGCCCTCCAGGGCTACGGCATAGTCAAGGCCGCGGCCGATGAAGAATACGTCGTCCCATTTGGAATATTGATATGCCAGTTCCTTTATTTTCTGCTCCCCGCCTATTATCCTCTGGGCCTTTTCGGGGAGCTGTTTCATCTCTCTCATTATTTCAACGGCTTCTTCCCTATCAACTGTGCCTTTTTCCAGGGCCATCTTCAGGGCCAGCATATACAGGGAAACAAGTTGGGTGCTGTAAGCCTTTGTGGAAGCAACTGCTATTTCGGGCCCTGCCCAGGTATAGAGGACATCTTCAGCTTCTCTGGAAACGCTGCTCCCTACCACGTTTGTAATGGCAATAATCCTTGCCCCTCTCTTTTTCGATTCCCTGAGGGCCGCCAGTGTATCTGCCGTTTCGCCCGATTGGCTGATGATTATTACTATTGTTCTATCATCGACCATAGGGTCCCTGTAGCGGAATTCGGAAGCGATATCGACCTCAACGGGTATGCGGGTAAGCCTTTCTATTGCGTGTTTCCCGACGATTCCCGCATGGTATGCCGTTCCGCAGGCTACTATAAAGATTTTATCGATATTTTCAAGGTCTTCTGCCTTTATCGTGATCTCATCGAGGCGGATGTCCCCTCTCTCCGGATCTATTCTTCCTGTCATAGTATCCTTTAAGGCTCTGGGCTGCTCATGGATTTCCTTCAGCATGAAGTGGGGATATCCGCTCTTTTCCGCTGCTACCGCATCCCATTTTACGTCGAATACTTCCTGTTCTACCTTTCTCCCCTTAAAATCCATCAGGTCAACCCTATCCTTCTTAACAACGGCCATATGACCGTCTTTGAGGATATATACCTTCCTGGTATGTTCCAGGATTGCGGGGATATCAGAGGCTATATAATTTTCCCCGTTCCCCAATCCGACTACCAGAGGGCTGTCTTTCCTTACAGCAATAATTTTGTCGGGTTCTTCCCCTGACAGTATCCCCAGTGCAAAGGACCCCCGTATCCATTCGAGGGTTTTCTGTACAGCGGAAACCAAATCCCCCTGATAGTATTCTTCTATCAGATGGGGAATAACCTCTGTGTCTACTTCTGTACGGAAGCGGTGTCCCCTTTCTTTGAGCCATTCTCTTATCTCCTGGTAGTTCTCGATTATCCCGTTATGAACGACTATTATGTTCCCGCTGCAGTCGGTATGGGGGTGAGCGTTTATATCTGACGGCTTTCCGTGGGTTGCCCATCTTGTATGGCCTATCCCCAGAAATCCTTTTGTGAAGTTGCCGTTCAGGCTCTCTTCCAGCCTCGATAACCTGCCTTCCCTTTTTACTACTTCTGTCTTTTCTCCATCGTATACAGCAATGCCGGCCGAATCGTACCCCCTGTATTCCAGGCGTTTTAAACCGTCTATCAAAAATGGGGCTGCCGACCTGTCTCCCACATAGCCTACTATTCCGCACATATTCAGTTCCTCCAATCTATATTAATAACATGGATTGTTTTCAATATTACTATATTACTATTCAATTTTCCCCTGCCCGGCCTATTTTGTCCCGGGAATCGCTTCCCGGTTTTGTAAGGCCTTTATCGGCAGCAGGCTGCCGTGGGGCATCCGCCGAAAAATTCGATAAACCCCAGTCCTCGTCGACTTGGAAAACCCCAAGCCCTGGCGCTTTGCATAAATTGCCTTTATCGGTATCACCTCCTCGTTTTATTAATCCGGCTGATTGTCTTTACCACCCCCTTTCAATGGTTTGGCGTAAAATCCCTGTCTTTTGATGCTGTTTTCTAATTCAATTCCCTCTCCATGATATCCACAAGATGGCGGGCTATTTCTTTCAGCTCTCTTTCATCTTCACCTTCCACCATTACCCTTACAAGGGGTTCCGTCCCTGACGGCCTTACCAGGACCCTCCCGCGGCCCGCAAGCCTTTTTTCCGCTTCTTCTACCTTCCTGACTACTGCACCGTTTTTCCACAGGGCATCCTTATTTTTCACCCTGGCATTCAAAAGCACCTGGGGCATTAGTTTCATAACAGAACCCAGCTCAGACAGGGGCTTTCCGGTTTTTCTCATCACCTTCAGCAGTTGGAGAGCTGTAAGGAGGCCATCTCCCGTTGTGTTGTGTTCAAGGAATATAACATGACCCGATTGTTCCCCTCCAAAAGTATAACCCTTTTTCAGCATCTCTTCAAGGACATATCTGTCACCGACCTTTGTCTTTACTATATTGCAGCCGGCCTCTTTAAGGGCAATGTCGAGGCCCATATTGCTCATAACCGTAGTTACTACAGTATCTTTTGTCAGCCTGCCCTCTTCTTTCATAAAAATACCGCACACTGCCATTATATGATCTCCGGTAAGGATTTGACCCTGTTCATCAACAGCAATCAGCCTATCGGCATCTCCATCAAAGGACAAACCGGCGTCGGCCTTATTTTTAACCGTAAACTCCCTTATGATGTCAGGATGCGTAGAACCGCATTTCACATTAATATTATCCCCTGTAGGGCAGTTGTTGATTACCATTACTTCCGCACCCAATTCCTCTAAAACCCTGGGCGCAGCCCTGTAAACAGCGCCATTGGCACAATCCAGCGCTATCCTCATTCCCTTTAAATCCATATCAACTGTGGATTTAAGGAAATTACCGTAGATTTCAACGGCATTTCCTATTTCTTCAATATAACCCACTCCTTTGCCCGTTGGTACGGGAAAGTTCTCCAGCTTCATGGCCTCTTCTATCCTGTCTTCTATTTCATCAGGGAGCTTAAAGCCCTTACTATCAAAAAACTTTATCCCGTTATATTCCACGGGATTATGGGATGCGGAAATTACAGCACCCCCATCAGCTTCAAAATGGCGGGTAAGGCAGGCAACTCCGGGAGTAGGGACAACCCCTGCCCTTAAAACCTTCCCCCCAACAGAACATATACCCGCTATCAGGGCCGCCTCCAGCATATCCCCTGATATACGGGTATCTTTACCTACCACTATCAGCGGAGAGGGTTTCCCTTTAGCAAGGATATATGCCCCCGCTCTGCCCAGTTCAAAGGCCAGCTGAGGGGTTAATTCGGAATTCGCCACACCCCTCACACCGTCGGTTCCGAACAAGCTGCGTTTCATTGGTTCTTTCTCCTTTCTTCATCATCAGTTATATCTTCCTGCTTTTCTCTGATTTCTACAGATATATTTTTAGGGGAATAATCCAGAAGGGTAATATTTTCAGGGACACCAACCTGAAGCTTTGCGTTGTAAACCCCCTGTTTCAGGTTTTTCAGGTTAACGTATATATTTATATCATCCTCTTTTACATTATCAACAAACTGTCTGAGGCCTTTAAAATTAAGGGTTATTTCCACAGGTTCAATCACAGCTTCATAACCGTCTTGGAGGTTAATAACATCAACCTCTTTCGTTATTTTCAGGGAACCTTCCACTTCTTTTTCTATATTAATAAAAACGGTTACGGTGTCTTTTTCACCCCTTACAGGTCTTACGCCTTCCGGAAGGATAACCTTAACTTCTTTTTGTATATCCTGACTCAAACCTGTTATGTCGAGCCCTTCGGTATAGAGTTCGTTCAACGATTCCACGACTTCATCTTCTCCCGTAACCGAAAGGGTCAAAGGCACAACTGTAATATCCGAAACGGCATAGCCGCCGGCAGGACTGCCCGTAATCTTCGGTATAACTTCAACATCTGCCTTTTTTACAATCGGCACGATAACGTCTACAGTTTCCGGTCTGAATGTGATGTTTTTTACTTCGCCGTTTTTTTCATCTACTACCCTCAGGGGAAAATTCCCCTTTACATCCCGGTTTTTGCCGGATATATCGACACTTACAAAAGCGGATTTTACAGATTCTACAACACTCCTGGCACCCTTTAGCACAGCTTCACCGGGTTTGGCAGAAGGGTCCATGGCCGCAAAACCACCGGCCGGTGTACCGGTAAGCCTTACAACAATAGGAACCTGTTTTTCAATTATTGGTTCCAGCGTAACCATAATTTCAGGGGGATTTATATCTAAAAGTTCTACATTGTCGGGCACTGTAACGGCAACAGGGATAAGGTTTTCGCCTTCCATCCTCCCTCTCAGGTTGACTTCTGCCTTTATTTCGCTTTTTGTGAGCTCGGATATTGTCGCCCTTCTTCCCCTTACCCTTACCGAAACTTTAAAGCCGGCCTCTTCTTCTTTTAGGGCAAAATTCGCTGTGTCCAGGTTGTTGAGTTTGACGGGTACATCCCTGTATATGTGGATGATATAAGGGTTTTGTTCCCCGATTACATACATCCACAGCAGAACCGCTACCAGGATGGATATTAGCTTAATGGACATATTGTTTCTAAGGATATTATCCATTGGATTTCCTCCATTTAAATATTGGTATCTGTTTCTGTTCTTTTTTGCTATGTAATAGATTCTTTATCATTTCTTTAAAGGTTTTAATATCCAGGTATCTGGTAAGCTTCCCGTCTACAGCTACGGAAATAACCCCTGTTTCTTCAGATACGATTATCGAAACAGCATCGGACTGTTCCGTTATACCCAGAGCGGCCCTGTGGCGGGTTCCAAGCTCCTTGCTCAGGTTCGGGTTTTCCGTAAGGGGAAGAAAACAGCCGGCAGCCATTATCTTGTCATTTCTTATTACTACAGCACCGTCATGAAGAGGGGTATTTGGTATAAAAATGTTAACCAGCAGCTCTGCAGTAACCTTTCCGCCGATTTCTATGCCGGTTTCAATAACCTCATTAAGGCCTGTATTCCTTTCCAGGACAATAAGGGCCCCCATTTTGTTCTTTGTAAATACCTGAACGGCATGGGCCAGTTCATTTATCAATTTATTTATTTCCTCTTCACTGATGCTGAAAAAGGGGTTTACCAAAAATCCGCCCCTTCCCAGCTGTTCCAGGGCTCTTCTGAGCTCAGGCTGAAATACAATGAGGAGGGCTATTACACCCACCGTCATTGTGTTCCTCAACAGCCAGTTAATTGTATATAGGCCCAGCCATTCACTGGCTTTAGTCGATATAATCAGCACTGCAAGACCTTTAATGAGCTGGACGGCCCTGGTACCCCTAATGAGAAGTATTGCTCTGTAGGCAACATATGCCACAATGGCTATGTCTATCAGGTCCATAAAGCGGAGTTGTTTAAATAGTTCCATTATCTGCTCTAACACCTTCATGCATCTCCATTACATTTATATATAAAAACAGAAATCGTTTCTATAATAATAGTATACAACAAAGAATCGCTACATAAAATATATTCTCCAAATAATTATAAATCCCTCTATTCCTCTATTCAATAAAATCTTCTTTTTTACTCAGGTACTTTCCAGATTATTCTTTCTATCCTGTCAGGTGAAACTTCTATGATTTCGCCTTCATCTTCCGCAAGTTCAATCAAGTATCCGAAAGGTCATTTTGTGCCGAATCGGGTATCCAGGGCCACCCCAAGCCCTACTATTAAGGTTCCGAATCCTACAATAAAACCGATAAAGGGAATTTGTTTTACCAGCCACAGGACTGCTATCCCTAAAAACAGTTCAAGGAATACAGAGGTGTTCCACTTTGCCGTATCTTCAATTTTCCTTCCGATAAAAAGGCTTATTCCTATATACCCCAAAAAGGCAGCCGCTGCGAAAATCAAAATAATGACCGGTATAAGGGGTATCCCTATTATGGTCAATGCTGTCATGAAAAGGAGAAGCGGGAGTAGGATCAATGTTAGGAGTCCAATGATAACCCTTCGTCCTATGTTGATATCGACATTGTCAGAAACCAGATTTACCTGATTTGGGAAAAGGGCAACAGTCAGAGCCCCGAGGGCAAATGTAGTAATCAGATTTATAAATCTAAAATGGAAGGAGAAAAACCTTCCCAGAAGATTTCGGTGAACGGCCATATTTATCCCTTTGTCTCCG is a genomic window of Koleobacter methoxysyntrophicus containing:
- the glmS gene encoding glutamine--fructose-6-phosphate transaminase (isomerizing), translating into MCGIVGYVGDRSAAPFLIDGLKRLEYRGYDSAGIAVYDGEKTEVVKREGRLSRLEESLNGNFTKGFLGIGHTRWATHGKPSDINAHPHTDCSGNIIVVHNGIIENYQEIREWLKERGHRFRTEVDTEVIPHLIEEYYQGDLVSAVQKTLEWIRGSFALGILSGEEPDKIIAVRKDSPLVVGLGNGENYIASDIPAILEHTRKVYILKDGHMAVVKKDRVDLMDFKGRKVEQEVFDVKWDAVAAEKSGYPHFMLKEIHEQPRALKDTMTGRIDPERGDIRLDEITIKAEDLENIDKIFIVACGTAYHAGIVGKHAIERLTRIPVEVDIASEFRYRDPMVDDRTIVIIISQSGETADTLAALRESKKRGARIIAITNVVGSSVSREAEDVLYTWAGPEIAVASTKAYSTQLVSLYMLALKMALEKGTVDREEAVEIMREMKQLPEKAQRIIGGEQKIKELAYQYSKWDDVFFIGRGLDYAVALEGSLKLKEISYIHAEAYPAGELKHGTLALITEGIPVISLVTQEQLYEKTLSNIKEVEAREATVIAVAMEGDENIAKNANHVIYIPRTIPFLTPVLTVIPLQLFAYYAAVARGCDVDKPRNLAKSVTVE
- the glmM gene encoding phosphoglucosamine mutase, which codes for MKRSLFGTDGVRGVANSELTPQLAFELGRAGAYILAKGKPSPLIVVGKDTRISGDMLEAALIAGICSVGGKVLRAGVVPTPGVACLTRHFEADGGAVISASHNPVEYNGIKFFDSKGFKLPDEIEDRIEEAMKLENFPVPTGKGVGYIEEIGNAVEIYGNFLKSTVDMDLKGMRIALDCANGAVYRAAPRVLEELGAEVMVINNCPTGDNINVKCGSTHPDIIREFTVKNKADAGLSFDGDADRLIAVDEQGQILTGDHIMAVCGIFMKEEGRLTKDTVVTTVMSNMGLDIALKEAGCNIVKTKVGDRYVLEEMLKKGYTFGGEQSGHVIFLEHNTTGDGLLTALQLLKVMRKTGKPLSELGSVMKLMPQVLLNARVKNKDALWKNGAVVRKVEEAEKRLAGRGRVLVRPSGTEPLVRVMVEGEDERELKEIARHLVDIMERELN
- a CDS encoding CdaR family protein, whose product is MDNILRNNMSIKLISILVAVLLWMYVIGEQNPYIIHIYRDVPVKLNNLDTANFALKEEEAGFKVSVRVRGRRATISELTKSEIKAEVNLRGRMEGENLIPVAVTVPDNVELLDINPPEIMVTLEPIIEKQVPIVVRLTGTPAGGFAAMDPSAKPGEAVLKGARSVVESVKSAFVSVDISGKNRDVKGNFPLRVVDEKNGEVKNITFRPETVDVIVPIVKKADVEVIPKITGSPAGGYAVSDITVVPLTLSVTGEDEVVESLNELYTEGLDITGLSQDIQKEVKVILPEGVRPVRGEKDTVTVFINIEKEVEGSLKITKEVDVINLQDGYEAVIEPVEITLNFKGLRQFVDNVKEDDINIYVNLKNLKQGVYNAKLQVGVPENITLLDYSPKNISVEIREKQEDITDDEERRKNQ
- the cdaA gene encoding diadenylate cyclase CdaA; this encodes MLEQIMELFKQLRFMDLIDIAIVAYVAYRAILLIRGTRAVQLIKGLAVLIISTKASEWLGLYTINWLLRNTMTVGVIALLIVFQPELRRALEQLGRGGFLVNPFFSISEEEINKLINELAHAVQVFTKNKMGALIVLERNTGLNEVIETGIEIGGKVTAELLVNIFIPNTPLHDGAVVIRNDKIMAAGCFLPLTENPNLSKELGTRHRAALGITEQSDAVSIIVSEETGVISVAVDGKLTRYLDIKTFKEMIKNLLHSKKEQKQIPIFKWRKSNG
- a CDS encoding polymer-forming cytoskeletal protein; protein product: MGFYNNKKTLVILSVTAVILLTLTGFVMAASFDNDEIFNLGGDVVVPEGTHLSGDAVAILGSVTVKGRVSGDAVAIIGDVRVDGEVSGDAVAIGGRVIIKEGAKVRGRIVQIGPGMHINLGDKGINMAVHRNLLGRFFSFHFRFINLITTFALGALTVALFPNQVNLVSDNVDINIGRRVIIGLLTLILLPLLLFMTALTIIGIPLIPVIILIFAAAAFLGYIGISLFIGRKIEDTAKWNTSVFLELFLGIAVLWLVKQIPFIGFIVGFGTLIVGLGVALDTRFGTK